One Streptomyces sp. NBC_00554 DNA segment encodes these proteins:
- a CDS encoding FadR/GntR family transcriptional regulator: MTQAGPEGAPGGVGGGPAGLDDRLTPVLRPVRAGNGFEEALEQILQVVRLGLVPGGERLPAERELAERLGISRVTLREVLKVLQDQGLVESRRGRYGGTFVLPRADAPGEHELRRRFAEVDIEDVLRFREVLEVGAAGLCAAHGLDDEQADRLREALARTHDAPLADYRRLDTMLHLTLAELCGSPSLTAQYAAVRASVNDLLDCIPLLVRNLEHSQRQHIALVEAVLDGDADGAREMMREHCAGTAALLRGFLT, from the coding sequence ATGACGCAGGCGGGTCCTGAGGGCGCTCCGGGCGGCGTGGGCGGCGGTCCGGCGGGCCTGGACGACCGGCTCACGCCGGTGCTGCGGCCGGTGCGGGCGGGCAACGGTTTCGAGGAGGCGCTGGAGCAGATCCTCCAGGTGGTCCGGCTCGGCCTGGTGCCGGGCGGCGAACGGCTGCCCGCCGAGCGGGAGTTGGCGGAACGGCTCGGGATCAGCCGGGTGACGCTGCGCGAGGTGCTGAAGGTGCTGCAGGACCAGGGTCTGGTGGAGTCGCGGCGCGGCCGGTACGGCGGCACGTTCGTGCTGCCGAGGGCCGACGCGCCCGGCGAGCACGAGCTGCGGCGCCGGTTCGCCGAGGTCGACATCGAGGACGTACTGCGCTTCCGTGAGGTCCTCGAGGTGGGCGCGGCGGGCCTGTGCGCGGCCCACGGCCTCGACGACGAGCAGGCCGACCGGCTGCGCGAGGCGCTCGCCCGCACGCACGACGCTCCGCTGGCCGACTACCGCCGCCTGGACACCATGCTCCACCTCACCCTCGCCGAACTGTGCGGCTCCCCCTCGCTCACCGCCCAGTACGCGGCCGTACGCGCCTCCGTGAACGACCTCCTCGACTGCATCCCGCTCCTCGTACGCAACCTGGAGCACTCCCAGCGGCAGCACATCGCGCTGGTCGAGGCGGTGCTCGACGGGGACGCGGACGGGGCGCGGGAGATGATGCGGGAGCACTGCGCGGGGACGGCGGCGCTGCTGCGGGGGTTCCTGACGTGA
- a CDS encoding phosphotransferase, with the protein MTPTAPPAAGVRTPWGDLPHPVREAVAQVLGAKVTEAVTQYGGFSPGVAARVTTANGHRAFVKAVSADTNPHSPALHRREARNAAALPPGTPAPRLLGSYDDGTWVALVFEDVEGRQPHVPWREPELRLVLDAVGELSRSLTPSPVDAPPVTEAMADSFRGWQHMTDEGDTGEGLDPWTAGHLRELAELSAPWGDFAAGDTLAHSDLRADNLLLTEDRRVVFVDWPHAMRAAPWFDLLVMLPCVRAQGGPDPEELFTAHPLGRDADPAGVTATLAGLAGFFVQHSRQPPPPGLPTLRPFQRAQGDAALEWLRRRLGPTPA; encoded by the coding sequence ATGACCCCGACCGCCCCGCCCGCCGCAGGCGTCCGCACCCCGTGGGGAGACCTCCCCCACCCCGTCCGCGAGGCAGTCGCGCAGGTGCTCGGCGCCAAGGTGACCGAGGCCGTCACCCAGTACGGCGGCTTCTCACCCGGCGTAGCCGCCCGAGTCACCACGGCGAACGGCCACCGCGCGTTCGTGAAGGCGGTCAGCGCCGACACGAACCCCCACAGCCCCGCACTCCACCGCAGGGAGGCGAGAAACGCCGCCGCGCTGCCACCCGGCACCCCCGCCCCCCGCCTCCTCGGGAGCTACGACGACGGCACCTGGGTAGCCCTGGTCTTCGAGGACGTGGAGGGACGCCAGCCACACGTCCCTTGGCGTGAGCCCGAGTTAAGGCTGGTCCTCGACGCAGTGGGCGAGCTGAGCCGCAGCCTCACCCCGTCACCGGTGGACGCACCACCGGTGACGGAAGCGATGGCGGACTCCTTCCGCGGCTGGCAGCACATGACCGACGAGGGCGACACCGGTGAAGGCCTCGACCCGTGGACCGCGGGTCATCTGCGCGAGCTGGCCGAACTCTCCGCCCCCTGGGGTGACTTCGCCGCGGGCGACACCCTCGCGCACAGCGATCTCCGTGCGGACAACCTGCTCCTCACGGAGGACCGGCGCGTGGTCTTCGTCGACTGGCCGCACGCCATGAGGGCCGCGCCCTGGTTCGACCTGCTGGTGATGCTGCCGTGCGTCCGTGCCCAGGGCGGCCCGGACCCGGAGGAGTTGTTCACCGCCCACCCGCTGGGCAGGGACGCCGACCCGGCCGGCGTCACGGCCACCCTTGCGGGCCTCGCCGGCTTCTTCGTCCAGCACTCCCGGCAGCCGCCGCCCCCGGGCCTGCCGACCCTGCGCCCCTTCCAGCGCGCCCAGGGCGACGCGGCCCTGGAATGGCTCAGGAGGCGGCTTGGACCAACGCCCGCATGA
- a CDS encoding XRE family transcriptional regulator has product MGDHKEQPLRVGAAVRRRRRALDLTLAVVAERSGLSVPFLSQVENERARPSKSSLERVADALGTTAVELLAAADPACSVDVVRADSAEYAPEARVRPLVRGHHQLHATEFTGDHDEGRELQLRNDKLMYVVDGAVEVEAEGRAHRLGRGDTMYLTGGVRHRWRATVPDTRVIVVEVADHIDAVEDRHNVGRR; this is encoded by the coding sequence ATGGGCGACCACAAAGAACAGCCCCTTCGGGTGGGCGCGGCAGTACGGCGGCGCCGCCGTGCACTGGATCTCACCCTCGCCGTCGTGGCCGAGCGCAGCGGCCTGTCGGTCCCCTTTCTCAGCCAGGTCGAGAACGAGCGGGCCCGGCCCAGCAAGAGCTCCCTGGAGAGAGTCGCCGACGCGCTCGGCACCACCGCCGTCGAGCTGCTCGCCGCGGCCGACCCGGCGTGCAGCGTCGACGTCGTGCGCGCCGACAGCGCCGAGTACGCCCCCGAGGCGCGAGTGCGCCCCCTGGTGCGCGGTCACCACCAGCTGCACGCCACCGAGTTCACCGGCGACCACGACGAGGGGCGCGAACTCCAGCTCCGCAACGACAAGTTGATGTACGTCGTCGACGGCGCCGTCGAGGTCGAGGCGGAGGGCCGCGCCCATCGCCTCGGGCGCGGCGACACGATGTATCTGACGGGCGGCGTGCGGCACCGGTGGCGGGCGACCGTGCCGGACACCCGGGTGATCGTGGTCGAGGTCGCCGACCACATCGACGCGGTGGAGGACCGCCACAACGTTGGCAGGCGCTGA
- a CDS encoding LysR family transcriptional regulator, which yields MSGSAEERTGIAHRVPDLGAMELLLGVARLGSLGRAARELGITQPAASGRIRSMERQLGVALVDRSPRGSRLTDAGALVTDWARRVVEAAEAFDAGAQALRDRRDSRLRVAASMTIAEYLLPGWLIALRAQRPDTAVSLLAGNSAAVAERLLAGEADVGFVEGLSVPAGLDSAVIAHDRLIVVTAPSHPWARRRSPLSAAELASTPLILREEGSGTRQVLDTALGGLARPLIELSSTTAVKASVVSGAGPAVLSELALGEELSAHRLVSIPLSDVQLRRSLRAVWPTGHRPTGPARDLLSLTRGV from the coding sequence ATGAGTGGCAGTGCTGAGGAGCGGACGGGAATCGCGCACCGGGTGCCGGACCTGGGGGCGATGGAGTTGTTGCTCGGGGTGGCCCGGCTGGGGAGTCTCGGGCGGGCCGCGCGCGAACTGGGAATCACACAGCCCGCGGCCAGCGGCCGGATCCGCTCGATGGAACGCCAACTCGGCGTGGCCCTCGTCGACCGCTCACCGCGCGGGTCTCGCCTCACGGACGCGGGGGCGCTCGTCACGGACTGGGCGCGGCGGGTGGTGGAGGCGGCCGAGGCGTTCGATGCGGGGGCGCAGGCGCTGCGGGACCGTCGTGACTCGCGGCTGCGGGTCGCGGCGAGCATGACGATCGCCGAGTACCTCCTGCCGGGGTGGCTTATCGCGCTCCGCGCGCAGCGGCCGGACACTGCGGTGTCCCTCCTCGCCGGGAACTCGGCGGCCGTCGCCGAACGCCTTCTCGCGGGCGAGGCCGATGTCGGCTTCGTCGAGGGTCTGTCCGTGCCTGCCGGCCTCGACTCCGCGGTCATCGCCCATGACCGGCTGATCGTGGTGACGGCGCCGAGTCATCCGTGGGCGCGTCGTCGGTCGCCTCTGTCCGCAGCGGAGTTGGCGTCCACGCCGCTCATCCTCCGTGAGGAGGGGTCGGGCACCCGGCAGGTCCTCGACACGGCCCTCGGCGGCCTTGCCCGGCCTCTCATCGAGCTGTCCTCCACGACGGCGGTCAAGGCCTCGGTCGTCAGCGGTGCGGGGCCTGCGGTCCTCAGCGAACTGGCCCTCGGCGAGGAGCTCTCCGCTCACCGGCTGGTGAGCATTCCGCTGTCCGACGTCCAACTGCGGCGGTCCCTGCGGGCGGTGTGGCCGACGGGGCATCGGCCTACGGGGCCTGCGCGGGATTTGTTGTCGCTGACGCGGGGGGTGTGA
- a CDS encoding ABC transporter permease/substrate binding protein: protein MPRIPFGDWVNDTVDWLLNHMAWFFDFLKTVFDGAYDGVNAVLQAPQPLLLAGIFAVIAFWLRGTSAGVLTFVGFAFIDSLELWEDAMVTLSLVLVATLIALVISVPVGIWAARSDRVSSVVRPVLDFMQTLPAMIYLIPAILFFGTGAPAGMVATLIFALAPGVRMTELGIRQVDKDLVEAADAFGTTPRNTLLRIQLPLALPSVMAGVNQVIMLGLSMAAIAGMVGTGGLGGDVNQAIGQLNVGLGSEAGVAIVILAIYLDRMTSALGTQVSPLGRRAAARLRAAQGLKIWTYRPRPAVAVVGVVVLALVAGGMGIFGGTDSTSTAADGKNVGQGKKISIGYIPWDEGVASTFLWQEILEQRGYEVETKQLDAGPLYTSLAQGDIDFETDSWLPTTHAEYWKKYGKDLDDLGSWYGPTSLELSVPSYMKDINSLADLKGKADEFGGKITGIESSAGMMSLLKTKVLKEYGLDKEYKVVDSSTPAMLAELKRAYAKKEPVVVTLWSPHWAYSDYDLKKLKDPKAAWGSGDGVHTLSRKGFAKENPVVGEWLKNFKMTEQQLTSLESEINKAGQGKQQDAVRAWLKKNPGVVDKLAPVKTTTASAETKRALDVAWFPWDEDVAVTYLWKNVLARRGYTMNMKQMDVGPVYTGLASGDLDLNFDAWLPYAQSNYWDQHKNDLRDLGTWYEPTSLEIAVPSYVKDVKSLADLKGKGDTFGGKIIGIEPGTGEMNLLKTKVLPGYGLDKEYKVVDGSTPAMLAELKRAYAKKEPVAVVLWSPHWAYSEYELTKLADDKKLFGEGNTIRTISSKDFPEQYPQLTEWIKNFKMSEAELGSLEAEIKDQGQGHEEDAVAAWLKEHPDMVERMTPQ, encoded by the coding sequence ATGCCTAGGATTCCGTTCGGTGACTGGGTCAACGACACCGTCGACTGGCTCCTCAACCACATGGCGTGGTTCTTCGACTTCCTCAAGACCGTGTTCGACGGTGCCTACGACGGCGTCAACGCCGTCCTCCAGGCCCCGCAGCCGCTCCTCCTCGCGGGCATCTTCGCCGTGATCGCGTTCTGGCTGCGCGGTACGTCCGCCGGTGTCCTCACCTTCGTGGGATTCGCCTTCATCGACTCCCTCGAACTGTGGGAGGACGCGATGGTGACCCTCTCGCTCGTCCTCGTGGCGACGCTCATCGCGCTCGTCATCTCGGTGCCCGTGGGCATCTGGGCGGCACGCTCCGACAGGGTCAGCAGCGTCGTGCGCCCCGTGCTCGACTTCATGCAGACACTGCCCGCGATGATCTATCTCATCCCGGCCATCCTGTTCTTCGGCACCGGCGCCCCCGCGGGCATGGTCGCCACCCTGATCTTCGCGCTGGCCCCCGGCGTCCGTATGACCGAGCTGGGCATCCGCCAGGTCGACAAGGACCTCGTCGAGGCCGCCGACGCGTTCGGCACCACCCCCCGCAACACACTGCTGCGCATCCAGCTGCCGCTGGCCCTGCCCAGCGTTATGGCGGGCGTCAACCAGGTCATCATGCTGGGCCTGTCCATGGCCGCCATCGCCGGCATGGTCGGCACCGGCGGCCTCGGCGGCGACGTGAACCAGGCCATCGGCCAGCTGAACGTCGGCCTCGGCTCCGAGGCGGGCGTCGCCATCGTCATCCTGGCGATCTACCTGGACCGGATGACCAGCGCCCTGGGCACTCAGGTTTCGCCGCTGGGCCGCCGCGCCGCCGCCAGGCTGCGCGCCGCGCAGGGCCTGAAGATCTGGACCTACCGCCCCCGCCCGGCCGTGGCCGTGGTCGGCGTCGTCGTGCTCGCGCTCGTCGCGGGCGGCATGGGCATCTTCGGCGGCACGGACTCGACGTCCACCGCCGCCGACGGCAAGAACGTCGGCCAGGGCAAGAAGATCAGCATCGGCTACATCCCGTGGGACGAGGGCGTCGCCTCCACCTTCCTGTGGCAGGAGATCCTGGAGCAGCGCGGCTACGAGGTCGAGACGAAGCAGCTCGACGCGGGCCCCCTCTACACCTCGCTCGCCCAGGGCGACATCGACTTCGAGACGGACTCCTGGCTGCCGACCACGCACGCGGAGTACTGGAAGAAGTACGGCAAGGACCTCGACGACCTGGGCTCCTGGTACGGCCCCACCTCGCTCGAGCTGAGCGTGCCCTCGTACATGAAGGACATCAACTCCCTGGCGGACCTCAAGGGCAAGGCCGACGAGTTCGGCGGCAAGATCACCGGCATCGAGTCCAGCGCCGGAATGATGAGCCTGCTCAAGACCAAGGTGCTCAAGGAGTACGGGCTCGACAAGGAGTACAAGGTCGTCGACAGCTCCACGCCCGCGATGCTGGCCGAGCTGAAGCGCGCGTACGCCAAGAAGGAGCCCGTCGTCGTCACGCTGTGGTCGCCGCACTGGGCGTACAGCGACTACGACCTGAAGAAGCTGAAGGACCCGAAGGCCGCCTGGGGCTCCGGTGACGGCGTGCACACGCTCTCCCGGAAGGGCTTCGCCAAGGAGAACCCGGTCGTCGGCGAGTGGCTCAAGAACTTCAAGATGACCGAGCAGCAGCTCACCAGCCTCGAGTCGGAGATCAACAAGGCCGGCCAGGGCAAGCAGCAGGACGCCGTGCGCGCCTGGCTGAAGAAGAACCCCGGCGTCGTCGACAAGCTGGCCCCGGTCAAGACCACCACGGCCAGTGCAGAGACCAAGCGCGCGCTGGACGTCGCCTGGTTCCCCTGGGACGAGGACGTCGCCGTCACCTATCTGTGGAAGAACGTCCTGGCCCGGCGCGGCTACACGATGAACATGAAGCAGATGGACGTCGGCCCCGTCTACACGGGCCTTGCCTCCGGTGACCTCGACCTCAACTTCGACGCCTGGCTGCCGTACGCCCAGTCCAACTACTGGGATCAGCACAAGAACGACCTGAGAGACCTCGGCACCTGGTACGAACCGACCTCCCTGGAGATCGCAGTCCCGTCGTACGTGAAGGACGTCAAGTCCCTCGCGGACCTCAAGGGCAAGGGCGACACCTTCGGCGGGAAGATCATCGGCATCGAACCGGGCACCGGCGAGATGAACCTGCTCAAGACGAAGGTGCTGCCCGGCTACGGCCTGGACAAGGAGTACAAGGTCGTCGACGGCTCCACGCCCGCGATGCTGGCCGAGCTGAAGCGCGCGTACGCCAAGAAGGAGCCCGTCGCCGTCGTCCTGTGGTCCCCGCACTGGGCCTACAGCGAGTACGAGCTCACCAAGCTCGCGGACGACAAGAAGCTGTTCGGCGAGGGCAACACGATCCGGACCATCTCCAGCAAGGACTTCCCGGAGCAGTACCCGCAGCTCACCGAGTGGATCAAGAATTTCAAGATGAGCGAGGCCGAGCTCGGCAGCCTGGAGGCCGAGATCAAGGACCAGGGCCAGGGGCATGAGGAGGACGCCGTGGCCGCGTGGCTGAAGGAGCACCCGGACATGGTGGAGCGGATGACTCCGCAGTAG
- a CDS encoding glutamine synthetase family protein — translation MADRTPPLTVEELHALVAGGEIDTVVLAFPDMQGRLQGKRFAARFFLDEVLEHGTEGCNYLLAVDTEMNTVDGYEMSSWERGYGDFAMHPDLSTLRRVPWNEGTALLIADLAWNDGSPVVAAPRQILRRQLDRLAELGLTAQVGTELEFIVFKDTYEQAWDAHYKGLTPANQYNIDYSVLGTGRIEPLLRRIRNDMQAAGLVVESAKGECNPGQHEIAFKYDEALVTCDQHAIYKTGAKEIASQEGVSLTFMAKYNEREGNSCHIHLSLADKDGSNVMAGDGPGGMSEIMRHFLAGQLAALRDFSLLYAPNINSYKRFQPGSFAPTAVAWGYDNRTCALRVVGHGRSMRFENRLPGGDVNPHLAVAGLVAAGLHGIEQKLELPEACAGNAYTAGYEHVPTTLREAAELWENSPVARAAFGDEVVAHYRNMARVELNAFDAAVTDWELRRSFERL, via the coding sequence GTGGCAGACCGCACACCCCCGCTGACCGTCGAGGAGTTGCACGCCCTCGTCGCGGGCGGCGAGATCGACACCGTCGTCCTGGCCTTCCCCGACATGCAGGGCCGGCTCCAGGGCAAGCGGTTCGCCGCGCGCTTCTTCCTCGACGAGGTCCTCGAACACGGTACGGAGGGCTGCAACTACCTCCTCGCCGTCGACACCGAGATGAACACGGTCGACGGGTACGAGATGTCCTCCTGGGAGCGGGGATACGGCGACTTCGCCATGCACCCCGACCTGAGCACGCTGCGCCGGGTGCCCTGGAACGAGGGTACGGCCCTGCTCATCGCCGACCTCGCCTGGAACGACGGCTCCCCGGTGGTGGCCGCGCCCCGCCAGATCCTGCGCCGCCAGCTCGACCGCCTCGCCGAGCTCGGCCTCACCGCGCAGGTCGGCACGGAACTCGAGTTCATCGTCTTCAAGGACACCTACGAGCAGGCCTGGGACGCCCACTACAAGGGCCTGACCCCGGCCAACCAGTACAACATCGACTACTCGGTCCTCGGCACCGGCCGCATCGAGCCCCTGCTGCGCCGCATCCGCAACGACATGCAGGCCGCGGGCCTCGTCGTCGAGTCCGCCAAGGGCGAGTGCAACCCCGGCCAGCACGAGATCGCCTTCAAGTACGACGAGGCCCTCGTCACCTGCGACCAGCACGCCATCTACAAGACCGGCGCCAAGGAGATCGCCTCCCAGGAGGGCGTCTCGCTCACCTTCATGGCGAAGTACAACGAGCGCGAGGGCAACTCCTGCCACATCCACCTCTCGCTCGCCGACAAGGACGGCAGCAACGTCATGGCCGGGGACGGCCCCGGGGGCATGTCGGAGATCATGCGGCACTTCCTCGCCGGGCAGCTCGCCGCGCTCCGCGACTTCTCGCTCCTCTACGCCCCGAACATCAACTCCTACAAGCGGTTCCAGCCGGGCTCCTTCGCTCCGACCGCCGTCGCCTGGGGTTACGACAACCGCACCTGCGCCCTCCGCGTCGTCGGCCACGGCCGCTCGATGCGCTTCGAGAACCGGCTCCCCGGCGGTGACGTCAACCCGCACCTGGCCGTCGCCGGACTCGTCGCGGCCGGTCTGCACGGCATCGAGCAGAAGCTGGAGCTGCCTGAGGCGTGCGCGGGCAACGCGTACACCGCCGGGTACGAGCACGTCCCGACCACCCTGCGCGAGGCCGCCGAGCTCTGGGAGAACAGCCCCGTCGCCCGGGCCGCCTTCGGCGACGAGGTGGTCGCGCACTACCGCAACATGGCGCGCGTCGAACTGAACGCCTTCGACGCCGCGGTGACCGACTGGGAGCTGCGCCGCTCCTTCGAACGTCTGTGA
- a CDS encoding gamma-glutamyl-gamma-aminobutyrate hydrolase family protein → MDRPLIGVSTYLESKARWGVWELEAALLPVGYPRLAQRAGGLAVMLPPDDPAYAAEAVARLDAVVVAGGPDVDPARYAAERSPRTGPPAPERDAWELALIEAALASGTPLLGICRGMQLLNVALGGTLVQHLDGHVKDIGVFGRHDVTPVPGSLYAGVAPEPTAVPTYHHQAVDRLGAGLLPSAHALDGTVEAIELLGPAWVLGVQWHPEMGEDLRVMRALVQAAS, encoded by the coding sequence GTGGACAGGCCGTTGATCGGTGTGAGTACCTATCTGGAGTCCAAGGCGCGCTGGGGCGTCTGGGAGCTGGAGGCGGCGTTGCTGCCGGTGGGCTATCCGCGGCTGGCGCAGCGGGCCGGCGGGCTCGCCGTGATGCTGCCGCCGGACGATCCGGCGTACGCGGCGGAGGCCGTCGCCCGTCTCGACGCGGTGGTCGTCGCGGGCGGGCCGGACGTCGATCCCGCGCGCTACGCCGCCGAGCGCTCCCCACGCACCGGGCCGCCCGCGCCGGAGCGCGACGCCTGGGAACTCGCCCTGATCGAAGCCGCGTTGGCCTCCGGCACCCCGCTCCTCGGCATCTGCCGGGGCATGCAGCTGCTGAACGTCGCCCTCGGCGGCACGCTCGTCCAGCACCTCGACGGGCATGTGAAGGACATCGGGGTGTTCGGGCGCCATGACGTGACCCCGGTGCCCGGGAGTCTGTACGCCGGTGTCGCGCCGGAACCGACCGCCGTACCGACCTATCACCACCAGGCGGTGGACCGTCTCGGCGCCGGCCTGCTGCCCTCGGCACACGCCCTGGACGGCACGGTGGAGGCCATCGAACTTCTCGGGCCCGCCTGGGTGTTGGGCGTGCAGTGGCACCCGGAGATGGGTGAGGACCTGCGGGTCATGCGGGCGTTGGTCCAAGCCGCCTCCTGA
- a CDS encoding helical backbone metal receptor: MAGADAPRVVSLVPSLTEAVALSLPGALVGATDWCSHPADLDVVRIGGTKNPDVEGIVRLAPDLVVANEEENRAPDLTALRAAGIEVLVTEVRDVPGAFRELERVLRACGASDRPRWLDEAEEAWAEPVVPDRRTTAVVPIWRRPWMVLGRDTFAGDVLARLGVDNLYAHHEDRYPRIPLPELRAAGPDLVVLPDEPYRFTAEDGPEAFEGVPCALVDGRLLTWYGPSLAQAPRLLAEALRAARR; this comes from the coding sequence TTGGCAGGCGCTGACGCCCCTCGCGTGGTGTCGCTGGTGCCCTCGCTCACCGAGGCCGTGGCCCTCTCCCTGCCCGGAGCCCTGGTCGGCGCCACGGACTGGTGCAGCCATCCGGCGGACCTCGACGTCGTCCGGATCGGCGGCACCAAGAACCCCGACGTCGAGGGCATCGTGCGGCTCGCCCCCGACCTGGTCGTCGCCAACGAGGAGGAGAACCGCGCCCCCGACCTGACCGCCCTGCGCGCGGCGGGCATCGAGGTCCTGGTCACCGAGGTACGGGACGTGCCGGGGGCCTTCCGTGAACTGGAGCGGGTGCTGCGGGCCTGCGGGGCTTCGGACCGGCCGCGCTGGCTGGACGAGGCGGAGGAGGCGTGGGCGGAGCCAGTGGTTCCAGACCGTCGTACGACCGCCGTCGTGCCCATCTGGCGGCGGCCCTGGATGGTGCTCGGCCGGGACACCTTCGCCGGGGACGTACTGGCCCGGCTGGGCGTGGACAACCTGTACGCGCACCACGAGGACCGCTATCCGCGCATCCCGCTGCCCGAGCTCAGGGCGGCGGGCCCCGACCTCGTGGTCCTGCCCGACGAGCCGTACCGCTTCACCGCCGAGGACGGACCCGAGGCGTTCGAGGGAGTGCCCTGCGCGCTCGTCGACGGACGTCTGCTCACCTGGTACGGGCCCTCGTTGGCGCAGGCGCCGCGGCTGCTGGCCGAGGCGCTGCGAGCAGCTCGCCGCTGA
- a CDS encoding TDT family transporter, translating into MVTAVQHVTPFPKAGTPRATTLRHLGPNWYASVMGTAIVATAGAGLPGAVPGLRTLCATVWALSLAMLVALLAARTLHWTHHSDQARAGLLDPATAPFYGCLSMALLAVGGGALVVGQDWIGTEAAVALDAVLFSAGTVVGLTCAVAVPYLMVVRHRIEPGQASPVWLLPVVAPMVSAALGPLLVPHLPAGQAQETLLLGCFALFGLSLLATSLMLPMIFARLVTGGPLPLALTPALFLVLGPLGQSTTAVGKFADFAPGVVPAPYDQGFGTLAVLYGVPVMGFALLWLALATAMVLRARRRGMGFSMTWWAFTFPVGTCVTGAEGLARHTGLVAFDGLAIALYVLLVVAWSVAAVRTARGLVSGELLAAPRPAAAAPAPTRARTR; encoded by the coding sequence ATGGTCACCGCAGTCCAGCACGTCACGCCGTTCCCCAAGGCCGGAACCCCACGCGCCACCACCCTCCGGCACCTCGGCCCGAACTGGTACGCCTCGGTGATGGGCACCGCGATCGTGGCCACGGCGGGCGCCGGACTCCCCGGTGCCGTGCCGGGCCTGCGGACCCTGTGCGCCACCGTCTGGGCGCTGTCGCTCGCGATGCTCGTGGCCCTGCTCGCCGCCCGGACCCTGCACTGGACGCACCACAGCGACCAGGCCCGCGCCGGCCTCCTCGACCCGGCGACGGCCCCGTTCTACGGCTGCCTGTCGATGGCCCTCCTTGCCGTGGGCGGCGGCGCCCTGGTCGTGGGCCAGGACTGGATCGGCACGGAGGCGGCGGTCGCGCTGGACGCCGTCCTGTTCAGCGCCGGTACGGTCGTCGGTCTCACCTGCGCGGTGGCCGTCCCGTACCTCATGGTGGTCCGGCACCGTATCGAGCCCGGTCAGGCGAGCCCCGTATGGCTGCTTCCCGTCGTGGCACCGATGGTGTCCGCGGCCCTCGGCCCCCTGCTCGTCCCCCATCTCCCGGCAGGGCAGGCGCAGGAGACGCTGCTCCTCGGCTGCTTCGCGCTGTTCGGGCTGAGCCTGCTGGCCACCTCGCTGATGCTGCCGATGATCTTCGCCAGGCTCGTCACCGGCGGCCCGCTCCCGCTCGCCCTCACTCCGGCCCTGTTCCTCGTGCTGGGCCCGCTGGGGCAGTCCACGACCGCGGTCGGCAAGTTCGCGGACTTCGCGCCCGGCGTGGTGCCCGCACCGTACGACCAGGGTTTCGGCACTCTCGCCGTCCTCTACGGCGTCCCCGTGATGGGCTTCGCGCTGCTCTGGCTCGCCCTCGCCACCGCGATGGTGCTGCGCGCCCGCCGCCGGGGCATGGGCTTCTCGATGACGTGGTGGGCGTTCACCTTCCCGGTGGGGACCTGTGTCACCGGCGCGGAGGGGCTGGCCCGGCACACCGGTCTCGTCGCCTTCGACGGGCTCGCCATCGCGCTGTACGTCCTGCTCGTGGTCGCCTGGTCGGTGGCCGCCGTCCGCACCGCCCGCGGCCTGGTCAGCGGCGAGCTGCTCGCAGCGCCTCGGCCAGCAGCCGCGGCGCCTGCGCCAACGAGGGCCCGTACCAGGTGA